From Salvia splendens isolate huo1 chromosome 16, SspV2, whole genome shotgun sequence, a single genomic window includes:
- the LOC121772079 gene encoding uncharacterized protein LOC121772079, translating to MAYPTLLSLALFILCNTLAFAKEAPHFDGLLPNGDFEVGPKPAHLNKTVIIGKYSLPKWVISGLVEYIHGGPQPGGFYFAVPRGAHAVRLGNEASVTQYVRNLKPGASYTLTFGATRTCAQDEVLRVAVPGLYSDLPIQTLYSTDGGDTYAWSFRANSSVVKVTFHNPGMQEDPTCGPLLDSIAIKEKLPLKLTPGNLVKNGGFETGPHVFKNYSTGILVLPMRQDLCSPIPGWIVESIKPVKYIDSKHFNVPSGLAAIEFVGGRETALSQIIRTVEKKSYELTFTVGDASNGCHGTMTMEAFAGGKSVSVQFTSQGKGWFKNASLKFEAVSNRTRIRFWNPFYHTKMYDFGHMCGPVIDNVKVVPVA from the exons ATGGCCTATCCTACTCTTTTGTCCCTAGCCCTATTCATTCTATGCAACACCCTAGCTTTTGCTAAAGAAGCTCCTCATTTTGATG GACTACTACCAAATGGAGACTTTGAAGTAGGGCCAAAGCCAGCGCACCTGAATAAAACAGTGATAATTGGGAAGTACTCCCTCCCCAAATGGGTTATCTCCGGCCTAGTTGAGTACATCCATGGTGGGCCTCAGCCAGGCGGGTTCTACTTCGCTGTCCCGCGTGGGGCCCACGCTGTGAGGCTCGGAAATGAGGCTTCGGTAACACAGTACGTCAGGAATCTGAAGCCAGGAGCAAGCTACACGCTCACATTCGGCGCAACCAGGACCTGCGCCCAAGATGAGGTGCTGAGGGTTGCTGTCCCGGGACTGTACAGCGATCTCCCAATCCAGACGCTGTACAGCACCGACGGAGGGGATACGTACGCCTGGAGTTTCAGGGCGAATTCCAGCGTTGTGAAGGTCACATTCCACAATCCCGGGATGCAAGAAGATCCAACCTGTGGACCTCTCCTCGACTCCATCGCTATCAAGGAAAAGTTGCCCCTGAAATTAACACCAG GGAATTTGGTGAAGAATGGAGGCTTTGAGACAGGCCCCCACGTCTTCAAGAACTACTCCACTGGAATCCTCGTCCTCCCCATGCGCCAGGACCTGTGCTCACCGATCCCCGGATGGATCGTCGAGTCAATCAAACCTGTCAAATACATTGACTCAAAGCACTTCAATGTGCCATCGGGACTTGCAGCAATTGAGTTTGTGGGAGGCAGAGAAACAGCACTCTCACAAATTATTAGAACAGTTGAAAAGAAATCGTACGAACTCACATTCACCGTTGGAGATGCTAGTAATGGATGCCACGGGACGATGACCATGGAAGCTTTTGCAGGCGGGAAAAGTGTAAGTGTTCAGTTCACATCTCAGGGAAAAGGGTGGTTCAAGAATGCAAGCCTTAAGTTTGAAGCAGTTTCAAACAGGACTAGGATTAGATTCTGGAATCCATTTTATCATACTAAGATGtatgattttggtcatatgtgtGGCCCTGTTATTGATAATGTGAAAGTTGTTCCAGTTGCTTAG